One genomic window of Cyprinus carpio isolate SPL01 chromosome B8, ASM1834038v1, whole genome shotgun sequence includes the following:
- the LOC109067189 gene encoding 5'-nucleotidase domain-containing protein 2-like — MACKKLGSLSNAMWQRSTTSRVSLCAGLNIPAFACGSFASAGATMNGQNCCKDGQNCGPTRNLAANHNPVAAAVTSQRHQIVGKNRGEESLTKSGRAFSSTAPQINNKTYLWARYNEMKRLVHDLIPPGVCSLLNPSTIYANNEVNLEEVDIYGFDYDYTLALYSSALDEMIYNKAREFLVQHYKYPEGISKYDYIPNFATRGLHYDIQKGLLMKIDAFHYIQLGTVYRGLKPVPDDEVMKLYGGSNHVPLHQVSGFYGKGPKMKQFMDVFSIPEMTLLAAANDYFISNDIEYDPVHLYKDVSDAIGMVHIKGYMYKWIMQDLEKYILRGDETYAVLHRLASHGKKLFLITNSPFSFVDKGMKYMVGKEWRDFFDVVIVQADKPHFFNDCVKPFRRLDSNGDLQWDRIKSLDKGQIYKQGNLVDFLKLTGWRGSKVFYFGDHLYSDLADLMLRHGWRTGAIVPELEVETKVVNTEQYAQSLTWLQALTGLLERMQMYRDPESKKVLQEWLKEREELRAVTKNLFNPHFGSIFRTCHNPTYFSRRLCRFSDLYMASISCLLNYDLSYTFYPRRTPLQHEAPLWMDQLCTGCMKTPFLEEMAHIR, encoded by the exons ATGGCTTGCAAAAAATTAGGCAGTTTAAGTAACGCAATGTGGCAAAGAAGCACCACTTCCAGAGTTTCGCTGTGCGCAGGGTTGAATATTCCTGCTTTTGCTTGTGGAAGCTTCGCCTCGGCTGGTGCAACAATGAACGGACAGAACTGCTGCAAAGATGGACAAAACTGTGGACCGACGAGAAATTTAGCAGCAAATCATAACCCTGTTGCAGCCGCAGTCACATCGCAGAGACACCAGATCGTGGGCAAAAATAGAGGCGAAGAATCTCTTACCAAATCTGGCAGGGCTTTCTCATCCACGGCCCCACAGATCAACAATAAAACGTACTTGTGGGCGAGATACAATGAGATGAAACGGCTCGTGCACG ATTTGATTCCTCCTGGGGTGTGCAGTCTTTTGAACCCTTCTACCATCTATGCAAACAATGAGGTGAATCTGGAAGAGGTGGACATCTACGGCTTTGACTATGATTACACGCTCGCGCTCTATTCCAGCGCGCTGGACGAGATGATATACAACAAGGCGCGAGAGTTTCTCGTCCAGCACTACAAG TATCCTGAGGGAATCAGTAAGTATGACTATATTCCCAACTTTGCAACACGGGGACTTCACTACGACATCCAAAAG GGCCTATTGATGAAAATTGATGCCTTCCATTATATCCAGTTGGGCACTGTTTATAG GGGTCTGAAGCCTGTccctgatgatgaggtcatgaaACTTTATGGAGGTTCAAATCATGTTCCCCTCCACCAAGTCAGTGGATTTTACGGCAAG GGTCCCAAAATGAAGCAGTTTATGGATGTGTTCTCCATCCCTGAGATGACTCTCTTGGCAGCTGCGAACGATTACTTCATCTCAAATGACATTGAGTACGACCCAGTGCATCTCTACAAAGATGTCTCA GATGCAATTGGAATGGTGCATATCAAGGGTTACATGTACAAATGGATCATGCAAGATCTTG AGAAATACATTCTCAGAGGAGATGAAACATACGCTGTGTTGCACCGGCTGGCCAGTCATGGGAAGAAGCTTTTCCTTATTACCAACAGCCCCTTCAGCTTTGT TGATAAAGGCATGAAGTACATGGTTGGAAAGGAGTGGAGGGACTTCTTTGACGTTGTCATTGTTCAAGCTGACAAAcctcatttttttaatgactgcgTGAA ACCATTTAGACGTTTGGACAGCAATGGAGACTTACAGTGGGATAGAATCAAGAGTTTGGATAAGGGACAGATCTATAAACAG GGAAACCTTGTGGATTTTCTGAAGTTAACAGGATGGCGAGGATCCAAGGTTTTCTATTTTGGAGATCATCTCTATAGTGACTTGGCA GACCTGATGCTGCGTCATGGGTGGAGGACGGGAGCGATCGTGCCTGAACTGGAGGTGGAGACGAAGGTGGTGAACACAGAGCAGTACGCTCAAAGTCTCACGTGGTTGCAGGCGCTCACCGGACTGCTGGAGCGCATGCAG ATGTATCGGGACCCTGAGTCCAAGAAGGTTCTGCAGGAGtggctgaaagagagagaggagctaCG AGCAGTCACCAAGAACCTCTTCAACCCTCACTTTGGCAGCATATTCCGAACCTGCCACAACCCCACCTACTTTTCCCGCCGTCTGTGTCGTTTCTCAGACCTCTACATGGCCTCTATCAGCTGCCTGCTGAACTACGACCTCTCATACACCTTTTACCCTCGCCGAACACCCCTGCAGCACGAAGCCCCCCTCTGGATGGACCAGCTCTGCACTGGCTGCATGAAGACACCCTTCTTAGAAGAGATGGCCCATATTCGTTAA
- the tbc1d25 gene encoding TBC1 domain family member 25, whose amino-acid sequence MSAEEERGVVRVKVKKCEGVLPVEFRSFAVDPQITSLEVLQHILIRAFELNGKRNFGISYLSRDRGGVEVYVSLLSDWDLDAAFVSAAKPFLQLKMDIKPSEDSPVLEDWDIISPKDVIGSDQLLGEKRSLASAALPFTQSLLSQVGRTLSRVQQALNWSYGEEVKPFKPPLSDAEFHSYLNSQGQLTRPEELRLRIYHGGVEPSLRKVVWRYLLNVYPDGLTGQERMDYMKRKTREYDQLKSEWTERVSAEDLEFIRGNVLKDVLRTDRAHPYYAGSEDSPHLTALTDLLTTFAITHPQVSYCQGMSDIASPILAVMDNEAHAFICFCGIMKRLEGNFRPDGQLMSIKFQHLKLLLQYSDPEFYAYLVSKGADDLFFCYRWLLLELKREFAFDDALRMLEVTWSSLPPDPPETEVELLGPALEADQSNGSQNFNQNVDMEEMEDKQTERQRRRHMLRPSREEADGGRNLILEEEKGPRKEGEGEYGVDDMVKNDVTAPTPSFEKQASFGEFKYYSGRNEDSFEMNENDCSDPMLSSVQFQSAHSTLPFSVRQSTEESEDDPGEQEPLIGNHTPSSPGQRDSPNGQAASPASSLNSGLPNWKSSSNHSPEASNSPSSWRTASPDALSKCTSSSSSVDKAESPDKPPGGFMSSQAVLNETGAQSPSVVPGKSLLASPSQGSNRSLLSSPVLSFGKSPSLPKAFSSNLPSPCRAPGSSVTSPNTNKPEGGTIKPCSLPPPQEFGKGNPFMLFLCLSILLEHRDHIVKNSLDYNELAMHFDRLVRRHNLGRVLQRAKALFADYLQSEVWDSEEGDEVSLDSPTTAATSPQTPTCRPPFLNVQPSQGTFPNSTYNLANTIPSPTTPLALSPSDS is encoded by the exons ATGTCGGCTGAGGAGGAGAGGGGGGTAGTTCGTGTCAAAGTCAAG AAGTGTGAAGGGGTGTTACCGGTGGAGTTCCGCTCCTTTGCTGTTGATCCCCAAATAACCTCACTGGAGGTATTGCAGCATATCCTGATACGAGCATTTGAGCTGAATGG GAAACGCAACTTTGGGATAAGTTACCTGTCCCGTGACCGCGGAGGTGTGGAGGTCTACGTGTCTCTGCTGTCCGACTGGGATTTAGATGCAGCGTTTGTCAGTGCAGCAAAGCCTTTCCTCCAGCTCAAGATGGACATCAAACCATCAGAGGACA GTCCTGTTTTGGAGGATTGGGACATAATCAGCCCTAAGGATGTGATTGGCTCAGACCAGTTGCTGGGAGAGAAGAGGTCGTTGGCTTCTGCCGCACTTCCTTTCACACAGTCCCTGCTGTCCCAG GTGGGTCGCACTCTATCACGTGTGCAGCAGGCCTTGAATTGGTCCTATGGGGAGGAAGTGAAACCATTCAAGCCTCCCTTAAGTGATGCTGAGTTCCACAGTTACCTGAACAGCCAAGGTCAACTGACCCGACCAGAGGAACTTAGACTTCGTATATATCATGGTGGAGTTGAGCCATCCTTACGCAAG GTTGTTTGGCGATACCTCCTTAATGTGTACCCGGATGGTCTGACAGGACAAGAGAGAATGGACTACATGAAGAGGAAGACAAGAGAGTACGACCAGCTGAAGAGCGAATGGACAGAACGGGTCAGCGCAGAGGACCTGGAGTTCATCAGGGGAAACGTTCTAAAAGATGTTCTTCGAACAGACCGAGCACATCCTTACTACGCAGGTTCAGAGGACAGCCCACATCTCACTGCCTTGACAGACCTCCTCACCACCTTTGCTATTACACACCCACAG GTGTCTTATTGCCAAGGCATGAGCGACATTGCCTCGCCAATCCTCGCCGTCATGGACAACGAAGCTCATGCCTTTATCTGCTTCTGTGGCATTATGAAACGTCTTGAGGGCAACTTCCGCCCTGACGGACAACTTATGTCCATTAAGTTCCAGCATCTCAAGTTGCTTCTGCAGTACTCAGACCCTGAGTTTTATGCCTACCTAGTCTCAAAAGGTGCAGACGATCTGTTTTTCTGTTACCGCTGGCTGCTTTTGGAGCTGAAGCGTGAATTCGCTTTTGATGATGCCCTGAGAATGCTGGAGGTCACCTGGAGCTCCTTGCCACCTGATCCACCTGAGACAGAGGTGGAGCTCCTGGGGCCAGCGCTTGAGGCAGATCAGTCCAATGGCTCGCAGAATTTCAATCAGAATGTGGACATGGAGGAGATGGAAGACAAGCAGACAGAAAGGCAGAGGAGACGTCACATGCTAAGACCGTCCCGAGAGGAGGCAGATGGGGGACGTAACTTGATCTTAGAGGAGGAGAAGGGGCCTCGGAAGGAAGGTGAAGGAGAGTACGGTGTAGATGACATGGTCAAGAATGATGTCACAGCTCCAACTCCCTCATTTGAGAAGCAGGCAAGTTTTGGGGAATTCAAGTACTATAGTGGCCGAAACGAGGACAGCTTTGAGATGAATGAAAACGATTGCTCTGATCCTATGTTATCTTCAGTACAGTTTCAGTCTGCACACTCCACGTTGCCATTCTCGGTCCGTCAGTCCACAGAGGAAAGTGAGGATGACCCTGGAGAGCAGGAACCTCTTATCGGTAATCATACACCGTCTTCTCCAGGGCAGAGAGACTCTCCCAATGGTCAAGCAGCTTCCCCAGCATCATCTCTTAATTCTGGTCTACCAAATTGGAAGAGTAGCTCAAATCATTCACCGGAAGCATCTAATTCTCCATCCAGCTGGAGAACGGCATCTCCCGATGCCCTTTCAAAATGCACATCCTCTTCCTCTAGTGTAGACAAAGCTGAGTCTCCTGATAAACCTCCTGGGGGTTTCATGTCCTCGCAAGCTGTATTAAATGAAACTGGGGCTCAATCCCCATCAGTGGTCCCAGGGAAATCTCTACTGGCGTCTCCGTCACAGGGTTCCAATCGTTCGCTTCTCTCTTCGCCTGTTTTATCCTTTGGCAAGTCACCGTCTTTGCCCAAAGCGTTCTCCAGCAATCTTCCCTCGCCATGCAGAGCCCCCGGGTCTAGCGTAACCtctccaaacacaaacaaaccagaAGGAGGCACAATTAAACCCTGCTCGCTTCCTCCTCCTCAAGAGTTTGGGAAAGGGAATCCCTTTATGCTTTTCCTTTGTCTGTCTATCCTGCTGGAACATCGTGACCACATTGTTAAAAACAGCCTGGATTACAATGAGCTGGCCATGCACTTTGACCGCCTGGTCCGTCGCCATAACCTTGGGCGTGTTCTGCAGCGAGCTAAAGCCCTCTTTGCAGACTACCTTCAGAGTGAGGTATGGGACTCGGAGGAAGGGGATGAAGTCAGCTTAGACTCCCCAACCACAGCGGCAACATCCCCCCAGACACCCACATGTAGACCTCCTTTCCTCAATGTACAGCCCTCTCAGGGTACCTTCCCGAATTCAACCTATAATCTGGCCAATACCATTCCCTCTCCAACAACTCCTCTTGCCCTCTCTCCATCTGATTCCTGA
- the LOC109067194 gene encoding properdin, with product MNLILWGIVLLGIYVQQSVSQIVDCFSSFTLSTGKCSDLLGQVKKDDCCLNTNYGYKEADGVCRSCGRPTWSEWTRWGECSVSCTEGVSQRRRSCYGIGDCADPEKLGTVQTKPCVKKVCCPVEGGWSEWGKWQQCSVTCGDGMRKRRRTCSEPIPQCGGSCSGAEEETINCSTEKICPTHGGWASWGSWGPCPVTCLYEGRKPEKELRTRTCTNPPPSVFPRGNDCEGSDTDSRPCSGPPFCPVDGNWGAWTGSTPCSVTCGVGKQTQRRLCDSPKPAHGGRQCQGEEQKTGICIIAVPCPVHGMWTEWSEWSPCKSPSTRKIKCTTRVGTRRRERDCVDRKNNGNVCEGDIVQHGDCYDISNCDMKGVLSEWTEWSNCKPDCGQDSKQTRERKCVADISKYRSQDRSIFAGDPVVNCEGLEPQTDRKKCTNVPECKDENK from the exons ATGAATCTGATCTTGTGGGGGATTGTGCTCCTTGGGATTTATGTCCAGCAATCAG TTTCACAGATAGTGGactgtttttcatcatttacCCTGTCCACTGGGAAATGTAGTGATCTTTTGGGTCAAGTTAAAAAAGATGACTGTTGCTTGAACACCAACTATGGCTACAAAGAAGCAGATGGCGTTTGTAGGTCTTGTGG GCGGCCAACGTGGTCTGAATGGACTCGCTGGGGTGAGTGCTCGGTGAGTTGTACAGAGGGAGTCAGCCAAAGACGAAGGTCTTGTTATGGAATTGGTGATTGCGCAGACCCTGAAAAACTAGGAACAGTTCAAACTAAACCATGTGTGAAAAAAGTTTGCTGTCCAG TTGAAGGTGGCTGGTCAGAGTGGGGGAAATGGCAGCAATGTTCAGTCACATGTGGCGATGGAATGAGAAAGAGACGAAGAACATGCTCTGAACCCATTCCACAATGTGGGGGCTCCTGTAGCGGTGCAGAAGAGGAAACCATCAATTGCTCCACAGAAAAAATCTGTCCGA CTCATGGCGGGTGGGCCAGTTGGGGAAGTTGGGGTCCCTGTCCAGTTACTTGTCTTTATGAAGGACGCAAACCTGAAAAAGAGCTTCGTACAAGGACATGCACCAACCCTCCTCCATCTGTGTTTCCACGTGGCAATGACTGCGAAGGCTCCGACACAGACAGCCGTCCTTGCAGCGGACCACCTTTCTGCCCAG TTGATGGAAACTGGGGCGCTTGGACAGGTTCCACACCCTGCTCTGTGACGTGTGGAGTGGGCAAGCAGACTCAAAGACGGTTGTGTGATTCTCCTAAACCCGCACATGGTGGAAGACAGTGCCAAGGTGAAGAGCAAAAAACTGGCATCTGCATCATTGCTGTTCCCTGTCCAG TACATGGGATGTGGACCGAATGGAGTGAGTGGAGTCCATGTAAATCTCCTTCCACTAGAAAAATTAAATGCACTACCAGGGTGGGAACCCGAAGGAGAGAGAGGGACTGTGTTGatagaaaaaacaatggaaatgtCTGTGAAGGAGATATTGTTCAACATGGCGACTGCTATGACATTAGCAACTGTGACA TGAAGGGCGTCTTGTCAGAGTGGACTGAGTGGAGTAATTGCAAACCTGACTGTGGGCAAGACTCTAAACAAACAAGAGAAAGAAAGTGTGTTGCTGACATCTCTAAATACCG TTCCCAAGACCGCAGTATTTTTGCAGGGGATCCAGTTGTTAACTGTGAGGGTTTGGAACCACAAACAGatagaaaaaaatgtacaaatgttccTGAGTGCAAGGATGAG AACAAATGA